A region from the Stutzerimonas stutzeri genome encodes:
- a CDS encoding sensor domain-containing diguanylate cyclase, producing the protein MPLSANPSLGKIISHPATIPGIAFVLMALIWSVLLIEQQRNRDFIEQKAVDEAANLALAFQENAASTFHDADTALKLLRPEWQRGPVHFDERVRALQSAFYNDLLMQVAVIGADGLLRYSSLGPTTEAIDLSDREHFKVHRASTQDTLHISKPVTGRVSGRHTIQVTRPIRDGQTLVGVLVISLAPAYFSRFFDGVHLGEHSAIMLVGTDGVLRARGSGQVAESDAIGVTLPASLPFVQPGSRPNGSFQALSPIDGRPKIYVYRRLAALSQSVVVALDVEDVFAEHHQRWERYKGWSAGISLLVMLGAGLLARSISLQFDFRNRLLALIQGLRTLNDIAVKPASLNERIDAALTLSREYLAADYALYAGLEADGWSVSHCSASPTTGARLDRSQLSELFAAALHEAQHDATAVELRSFVSISQLYMHDTDYAVSAVPVVIGGSRHGAVGFVFNTPAWDDTSRRDGELIRLVARLIGSMIGEDLTRRELERLATSDFLTGAKSRGFFTEAVGVEISNLARHGQPLSLALIDLDYFKRINDHYGHPMGDETLRMVARSCQRALRAGDVLARLGGEEFAVLMPRATEADAMEIAERLRHSIAQGAVSSGELTVTITASLGVAQLAAGEDFAAFYNKADKALYAAKQRGRNRVVAASDIQAGQVEART; encoded by the coding sequence ATGCCGCTGTCTGCGAATCCCTCGCTCGGAAAGATCATTTCCCATCCGGCAACGATTCCAGGAATCGCGTTCGTGCTGATGGCTTTGATCTGGTCCGTTCTTCTGATCGAGCAACAGCGCAACCGAGACTTCATCGAACAGAAGGCAGTGGACGAAGCGGCGAATCTAGCGCTGGCATTCCAGGAAAACGCCGCCAGTACATTTCATGACGCCGATACGGCGTTGAAGCTGTTGCGCCCCGAATGGCAGCGGGGCCCAGTGCACTTCGACGAACGCGTACGAGCGCTGCAGAGTGCGTTCTACAACGACCTGCTCATGCAGGTCGCTGTGATCGGCGCGGACGGCCTGTTGCGATACTCCAGCCTGGGGCCGACGACCGAGGCGATCGATCTGTCCGACCGCGAACACTTCAAAGTGCACCGCGCGTCGACACAGGACACCTTGCATATCAGCAAACCGGTGACCGGTCGCGTATCCGGGCGGCATACCATTCAGGTCACGCGACCTATCAGGGACGGCCAGACGTTGGTCGGGGTACTGGTCATATCGCTGGCCCCGGCCTATTTTTCGCGATTTTTCGATGGCGTGCACTTGGGCGAGCACAGCGCCATCATGCTGGTCGGAACGGATGGCGTCCTGAGAGCGCGCGGAAGCGGGCAAGTGGCAGAATCGGACGCGATCGGCGTCACCCTTCCGGCCAGCTTGCCGTTCGTGCAGCCAGGCTCGCGCCCCAACGGCAGCTTCCAGGCGCTCAGCCCGATAGACGGCCGGCCCAAGATCTACGTCTACCGGCGCCTGGCGGCGCTGTCACAATCAGTCGTAGTCGCCCTCGATGTCGAGGATGTCTTCGCCGAGCACCACCAGCGCTGGGAGCGGTATAAGGGATGGTCTGCTGGCATCTCGCTCCTGGTCATGCTCGGCGCCGGGTTGCTGGCTCGATCGATTTCCTTGCAGTTCGATTTCCGCAATCGCTTGTTGGCGCTTATTCAAGGGCTGCGCACGCTGAACGACATCGCAGTGAAACCGGCTTCGCTCAACGAGCGAATCGACGCTGCTTTGACCTTGAGCCGGGAGTATCTGGCGGCTGACTATGCGCTGTATGCCGGCCTGGAGGCCGACGGCTGGAGCGTGAGCCATTGCAGCGCATCGCCGACCACAGGCGCCAGGCTGGACCGGAGCCAACTGAGCGAGCTGTTCGCTGCGGCCCTGCACGAAGCCCAGCACGATGCGACCGCCGTGGAGTTGCGCTCGTTCGTGTCGATTTCGCAGTTGTACATGCATGACACGGACTATGCCGTTTCAGCCGTTCCGGTGGTGATCGGCGGGTCGCGCCATGGTGCGGTTGGCTTCGTCTTCAACACGCCCGCATGGGACGACACGAGCCGCAGGGATGGCGAGCTCATAAGGCTGGTGGCACGGCTGATCGGCAGCATGATCGGCGAAGACCTGACGCGACGCGAGCTCGAGCGGCTGGCCACCTCCGATTTCCTCACTGGCGCCAAAAGCCGGGGATTCTTCACCGAGGCGGTTGGTGTCGAGATCAGCAACTTGGCTCGCCATGGTCAGCCGTTGTCGCTGGCGCTGATCGACCTGGATTACTTCAAGCGCATCAACGACCACTACGGCCATCCGATGGGTGATGAGACGCTGCGGATGGTGGCTCGATCCTGCCAGCGCGCACTTCGTGCCGGCGACGTGTTGGCCCGCCTGGGCGGCGAGGAGTTCGCGGTATTGATGCCACGCGCAACCGAAGCGGACGCGATGGAGATTGCCGAGCGGCTTAGGCATTCCATTGCGCAAGGCGCTGTCTCGTCGGGAGAGCTCACGGTGACCATCACCGCGAGCCTGGGCGTCGCGCAGCTTGCAGCCGGCGAAGACTTTGCTGCCTTTTACAACAAGGCCGACAAGGCGCTGTACGCAGCCAAGCAGCGTGGAAGGAATCGTGTGGTCGCTGCAAGCGACATCCAGGCCGGACAGGTCGAGGCGCGTACCTGA
- a CDS encoding sigma-54-dependent Fis family transcriptional regulator: MNMLSGPVSHIDAVLSLANAPHLPGDRDPIIARSWRRCVHDYGLDPARPAEARFVPRQVLREHQDQADELINVARAGVEQLYRQIAELGYVILLTDNRGIAVQFLGDPADEKAHRKTGLFLGSDWGEDHAGTCAVGTCIKEQQALTCHQHDHFSVWHTNLTCTAVPMFNPQGQLLAVLDISALHSPPTKDSQTFALQLVKQYARMIEDAYFMRVYRDRPILGFDGSREFVLINRRYLLALGDNGELLAGNTAARGLLAEHGLMTQGPFGTLAQARIDQLFDCELNDVLSIPYASHDQVRAFRTHRHQLFFAALMEPRRQISEPTERSMPGGHSALDALADDDPVMRKMLARAKRLCSEPLNVLLNGETGTGKERLAKALHESGCRRSKPFVAINCGAMPESLIESELFGYAPGTFTGARSKGMRGLIQQADGGTLFLDEIGDMPLHLQTRLLRVLAEQEVMPLGAEKPVKVDIRVVAASHRDLRQMVESGAFREDLFYRLNGASLKLPPLRERADKAFLIDRVFAELAEGRPGNPHLRGDAMSALLAYPWPGNIRELRNVLQYALATCEEDEITVQDLPDECLPRILARCRDDAGDAVPEPEPALALRELLRREHWNVSAVARELGVSRPTVYRRMRVLGIEPPR; the protein is encoded by the coding sequence ATGAACATGCTGTCCGGTCCCGTAAGTCATATCGACGCGGTGCTTTCCTTGGCCAATGCGCCGCACTTGCCGGGTGATCGCGACCCGATCATCGCCCGCTCGTGGCGCCGCTGTGTACATGACTATGGACTGGACCCGGCGCGTCCCGCCGAGGCGCGCTTCGTTCCGCGGCAAGTGCTGCGCGAGCATCAGGATCAGGCCGACGAGCTGATCAACGTCGCCCGTGCCGGCGTCGAGCAGCTCTACCGGCAGATCGCCGAGCTGGGCTACGTGATCCTGCTGACCGACAACCGCGGCATCGCCGTACAGTTTCTCGGCGACCCGGCGGATGAAAAGGCCCATCGCAAGACCGGCCTGTTCCTCGGCTCGGACTGGGGCGAAGACCATGCCGGCACCTGCGCGGTGGGCACCTGCATCAAGGAACAGCAGGCGCTGACCTGTCACCAGCACGATCATTTCAGCGTCTGGCACACCAATCTCACCTGCACCGCAGTCCCCATGTTCAACCCGCAGGGGCAATTGCTGGCCGTGCTCGACATTTCAGCGCTGCATTCGCCGCCGACGAAGGACTCGCAGACCTTCGCCCTGCAACTGGTCAAGCAGTACGCACGGATGATCGAGGATGCCTACTTCATGCGCGTTTACCGCGACCGGCCGATTCTTGGCTTCGACGGTTCGCGCGAGTTCGTCCTGATCAACCGCCGTTACCTGCTGGCGTTGGGCGACAACGGCGAGCTGCTGGCCGGCAACACCGCCGCGCGCGGCCTGCTGGCCGAGCACGGGCTGATGACGCAGGGGCCCTTCGGCACGCTGGCGCAGGCGCGGATCGATCAGCTGTTCGACTGCGAGCTGAACGATGTGCTGAGCATTCCCTACGCCAGCCATGACCAGGTCCGTGCCTTCCGTACCCACCGCCACCAGCTGTTCTTCGCTGCCTTGATGGAGCCGCGTCGCCAGATTTCAGAGCCGACCGAGCGCAGCATGCCCGGCGGGCATTCCGCGCTCGATGCCCTGGCCGACGACGACCCGGTCATGCGCAAGATGCTTGCCCGCGCCAAACGCCTGTGCAGCGAACCGCTGAACGTGCTGCTCAATGGCGAAACCGGCACCGGCAAGGAACGCCTGGCCAAGGCGCTGCATGAAAGCGGCTGCCGACGCAGCAAGCCCTTCGTCGCGATCAACTGTGGCGCGATGCCCGAATCGCTGATCGAAAGCGAGCTGTTCGGCTACGCCCCCGGCACCTTTACCGGGGCGCGCAGCAAGGGCATGCGCGGGCTGATCCAGCAGGCCGACGGCGGCACGCTGTTCCTCGACGAAATCGGCGACATGCCGCTGCATTTGCAGACCCGATTGCTGCGCGTGCTGGCCGAGCAGGAAGTGATGCCGCTCGGTGCTGAAAAGCCGGTGAAAGTGGATATCCGAGTGGTCGCCGCCAGCCACCGCGACCTGCGGCAGATGGTCGAGAGCGGGGCGTTTCGCGAGGACCTGTTCTACCGCCTGAACGGCGCGTCGCTGAAGCTGCCGCCGTTGCGTGAGCGGGCGGACAAGGCATTCCTGATCGATCGCGTGTTCGCCGAGCTGGCCGAAGGGCGCCCGGGCAACCCTCATCTGCGCGGTGATGCGATGAGTGCGCTGCTGGCCTACCCCTGGCCGGGCAACATCCGCGAACTGCGCAATGTGCTGCAGTACGCGCTAGCGACCTGCGAAGAAGACGAGATCACCGTCCAGGACCTGCCGGACGAGTGCCTGCCACGAATTCTGGCGCGCTGCCGTGACGACGCCGGCGACGCGGTGCCCGAGCCCGAGCCTGCTTTGGCGCTGCGCGAGCTGCTGCGTCGTGAACACTGGAACGTCAGCGCCGTTGCACGGGAACTCGGTGTGTCCCGCCCCACGGTGTATCGCCGCATGCGGGTGCTGGGTATCGAGCCTCCTAGATGA
- a CDS encoding transcriptional initiation protein Tat: MHNSLGKRDTLNRRRFLSLSGQSLAVMGLAQLIPVNLLAEEKLPDLPEGLLRMGRDIFPHDFISDRHYIEPLLGLVDEQPDLVASGLSQLQTRASQAHEARFEQLAEADRVVLLTEIETTPFFKAVRSSLMFGLYDNKTLFPLFGYEGSSWEKGGYVNRGFDDIDWL, encoded by the coding sequence ATGCATAATTCCCTGGGCAAGCGCGACACGCTTAACAGGCGGCGCTTTCTTTCCCTCTCTGGCCAGTCCCTGGCCGTCATGGGCCTGGCTCAGCTCATCCCGGTAAACCTGCTTGCCGAGGAAAAGCTGCCGGACCTTCCCGAAGGCCTGTTGCGCATGGGCCGGGACATCTTCCCGCACGACTTCATCAGCGACCGTCACTACATAGAACCGCTGCTCGGACTGGTGGACGAACAACCAGACCTGGTCGCCAGCGGCCTGAGCCAACTGCAAACGCGTGCAAGTCAGGCGCACGAGGCGCGCTTCGAGCAGCTTGCCGAGGCCGATCGGGTCGTTCTGCTGACCGAAATCGAAACCACCCCCTTCTTCAAGGCCGTGCGCAGCAGCCTGATGTTCGGCCTGTACGACAACAAGACCCTGTTCCCGCTGTTCGGCTACGAGGGCTCGTCCTGGGAGAAAGGTGGCTACGTCAATCGCGGCTTCGACGATATCGACTGGCTCTGA
- a CDS encoding GMC family oxidoreductase: MATFAQDDDGVVVIIGSGAGGGTMANALAKQKIRSVVLEAGKRFSLEDIENDEWAMFKKISWLDKRIAAGGWHLAENNPNLPAWIVKAVGGSTVHWAGIALRFRDFEFKMQSINGDIAGANLLDWPVTLEEMAPWYEKAEKHMGVTGPSTGMAYHPWHNSFKVLATGAERVGYKEILSGPMAINTEPYDDRAACQQIGFCMQGCKMGAKWSTLYTDIPRAEASGYCEVRPQSMVLRIEHDAKGKVNAVVYADADGNIQRQKARVVCVAGNSIESPRLLLNSASSMFPDGLANSSGQVGRNYMTHTTAGIFAVMPKPVHMYRGTTCAGVISDESYNDPSRGFVGGYRLEILALGLPFLSAFLDPTPKGWGKQFASRMENYDRMSGVWLCGEDLPLESNRITLHGSEKDQYGLPIPVVTKSDHPMDAAMRKHGVAATAKCYEAAGATDVIELPPYPASHNMGTNRMSAKARDGVVNKWGQSHDIPNLFISDGSQFTTSGGQNPTLTIVALALRQAEQIGRLLNERAI, encoded by the coding sequence ATGGCAACTTTCGCTCAGGACGACGATGGCGTCGTGGTGATCATCGGCTCCGGCGCAGGCGGCGGCACGATGGCCAACGCCCTGGCCAAACAGAAGATACGCAGCGTCGTGCTCGAAGCCGGCAAGCGCTTCAGCCTGGAAGATATCGAGAACGACGAGTGGGCGATGTTCAAGAAGATCTCCTGGCTCGACAAACGCATCGCCGCAGGCGGCTGGCACCTGGCCGAGAACAACCCCAACCTGCCCGCCTGGATCGTCAAGGCGGTCGGCGGCAGCACGGTGCACTGGGCCGGCATCGCCCTGCGCTTCCGTGACTTCGAATTCAAGATGCAGAGCATCAATGGCGACATCGCCGGCGCCAACCTGCTCGACTGGCCGGTGACGCTGGAAGAGATGGCGCCCTGGTACGAGAAGGCCGAGAAACACATGGGCGTGACCGGGCCGAGCACCGGCATGGCCTACCACCCGTGGCACAACTCCTTCAAGGTGCTGGCCACCGGCGCCGAGCGCGTCGGCTACAAGGAGATTCTCTCCGGGCCGATGGCGATCAACACCGAGCCCTACGACGACCGCGCCGCCTGCCAGCAGATCGGCTTCTGCATGCAGGGCTGCAAGATGGGCGCGAAGTGGTCGACGCTCTACACCGACATCCCACGCGCCGAGGCCAGTGGCTATTGCGAGGTGCGCCCGCAGTCGATGGTGCTGCGCATCGAGCACGACGCCAAGGGCAAGGTGAACGCCGTGGTATACGCCGACGCCGACGGCAACATCCAGCGGCAGAAGGCCCGGGTGGTCTGCGTGGCAGGCAACTCCATCGAATCGCCGCGGCTGTTGCTCAACTCCGCATCCTCCATGTTCCCCGACGGGCTGGCCAATTCCTCCGGCCAGGTCGGGCGCAACTACATGACCCACACCACCGCCGGCATCTTCGCGGTTATGCCCAAGCCGGTGCACATGTACCGCGGCACCACCTGTGCCGGGGTGATCTCCGACGAGTCCTACAACGACCCTTCGCGTGGCTTCGTCGGCGGTTATCGCCTGGAGATTCTCGCCCTCGGCCTGCCGTTCCTCTCGGCCTTCCTCGACCCGACGCCCAAGGGCTGGGGCAAGCAGTTCGCCTCGCGAATGGAGAACTACGACCGCATGTCCGGCGTCTGGCTGTGCGGCGAGGATCTGCCGCTGGAGAGCAACCGCATCACGCTGCACGGCAGTGAAAAGGACCAGTACGGCCTGCCGATTCCGGTGGTGACCAAGAGCGATCACCCGATGGATGCCGCCATGCGCAAGCACGGCGTCGCCGCCACCGCGAAGTGCTACGAGGCCGCCGGTGCCACCGATGTCATCGAGCTGCCGCCCTACCCGGCCAGCCACAACATGGGCACCAACCGCATGAGCGCCAAGGCCCGTGACGGGGTGGTGAACAAGTGGGGCCAGAGCCATGACATCCCCAACCTGTTCATCTCCGACGGCAGCCAGTTCACCACCAGCGGCGGCCAGAACCCCACCCTCACCATCGTCGCGTTGGCCCTGCGCCAGGCCGAGCAGATCGGCCGTCTGCTCAACGAACGCGCGATCTGA
- a CDS encoding thiamine pyrophosphate-dependent dehydrogenase E1 component subunit alpha → MTQPNQSQRLWMYEQMLTSRYMEESIERIYMEGKTPVFNMAKGPIPGEMHLSNGQEPCAVGVCAHLNAEDIVTATHRPHHIAVAKGVDLNEMMAEIFGKASGLSGGRGGHMHLFDGRVNFSCSGIIAEGMGPAVGAALSRQMQGKPGVAVSFIGEGAANQGAFHETLNLAALWKLPVVFVIEDNAWGISVAKASATCIKQHHVRAAAYGMPGVFVENNDPDGVFRAAAEAIERARAGGGPTLIEIETYRLAGHFMGDGETYRPEGEKDGLMKKDPIPGYRQRLIDEGVMSEAQAEDIAARARGRIDEAIAFARESPYPRPEEAMEKVFV, encoded by the coding sequence ATGACCCAGCCCAACCAGTCGCAGCGCCTGTGGATGTACGAGCAGATGCTGACCAGCCGCTACATGGAGGAATCCATCGAGCGCATCTACATGGAAGGCAAGACGCCGGTGTTCAACATGGCCAAGGGGCCGATCCCCGGCGAAATGCACCTTTCCAACGGCCAGGAGCCCTGTGCCGTGGGTGTCTGTGCGCACCTGAACGCCGAGGACATCGTCACCGCCACCCACCGCCCGCACCACATCGCCGTGGCCAAGGGCGTGGACCTCAACGAGATGATGGCCGAGATCTTCGGCAAGGCCAGCGGCCTGTCCGGCGGACGTGGCGGGCACATGCACCTGTTCGACGGCCGGGTGAATTTCTCCTGCTCGGGAATCATCGCCGAGGGCATGGGCCCGGCGGTCGGCGCAGCGCTGTCGCGGCAGATGCAGGGCAAGCCCGGCGTGGCCGTCTCCTTTATTGGCGAGGGCGCAGCCAACCAGGGCGCCTTCCACGAAACGCTGAACCTCGCGGCACTGTGGAAGCTGCCGGTGGTGTTCGTCATCGAGGACAACGCCTGGGGCATCTCGGTGGCCAAGGCCAGCGCCACCTGCATCAAGCAGCACCATGTTCGCGCGGCGGCCTACGGCATGCCCGGTGTATTCGTCGAGAACAACGACCCGGACGGCGTGTTCCGAGCCGCCGCCGAAGCCATCGAGCGCGCCCGTGCAGGCGGCGGCCCGACCCTGATCGAAATCGAGACTTACCGCCTGGCCGGCCACTTCATGGGCGACGGCGAAACCTACCGCCCCGAGGGCGAGAAGGACGGCCTGATGAAAAAGGACCCGATCCCCGGCTACCGCCAGCGCCTGATCGACGAAGGGGTGATGAGCGAGGCGCAGGCCGAAGACATCGCCGCCCGCGCGCGCGGGCGCATCGACGAGGCCATCGCCTTCGCCCGGGAAAGTCCCTATCCGCGCCCCGAAGAGGCGATGGAAAAGGTGTTCGTGTAA